The DNA region AACGGCGAAACGAACAAAAGTACCTGAGTTTGACAAGAGTCCCATACGATTTCCACGGCTACAGGTTGGGGTGAGGGAAGGGTTTAGAGTTGGATGGAATTATGCCCTCAAGATATAGCAAACCTTGAGGGCGCCGACAAGAGTTATTGTGGTAAGAGGGGTTCGGTGCCTGAATCGAGAGATAAAAAAATTATATTTTCAAAATAACATACTTGACATGGGGGGATGCATACTGTATTTATGTGCAGCTTGTGAGGCGGGGTCGTTAACTCAGTCGGTAGAGTATCTGCCTTTTAAGCAGAGAGTCGCGCGTTCAAGTCGCGCACGACCCACCAAACTTATCAGTCCCCATCGTCTAGCCAGGTCCAGGACACCGGCCTTTCACGCCGGCGACACGAGTTCGAATCTCGTTGGGGACGCCAAGTAACAACAGTAAGGCTTTCAGGGTTTTCCTTGAAGGCCTTTTTTGTTGTCTAAAAATCTGTCCCCCACACTATCCCCCACACATTGCCTTCTTTCGTCTTTTTTGGGCTCTTCGGATTTCTGTTTGGTCATGCCGCTCACTCCCCCCAAAAGTCTTTGGAATATCGTGTGGGAAAATTTCGGGCTAACCTCATGCCAAATTCTCCAGTGGCAGCCAGAAAAACTTAACGTAACGATATTGTCACTATGTTGAATCAGGCGATTCCTATGATGCTGGCAAGACATCCCTCATGGTAGTCTTTTGGCGTAAGCCTGTGATGTCACGTAACGGCGGTGCGCCGAAAAAATCGGCTGTACTCGTGGCTGAGTTGGGAAGAGTCGGTTTTGGAAAGTTGTTTTCCAGAACCGACTAATTTATGTAGATTGGAGTTGAAATACGCTTATCAAAGTATTAGAGTGAAAATAGTTCTTTACCAGTGGTAACAGAACCTATAAAGGCCCCCCGCTGAGCCAGCCTGGCAAATCAGCGGGTTTTTTTTGCCCATTTCGGGCTTTTCCGAATCATACTTATAGTCCTGCCACTGTCAGCAACATAGGCAGTTATAAATCGGCCGCTACCGTTGGACTTAATTGCAATAACAACCACATAATCCCCTTTTACCACGGTCACCCTTCTATTATTATCATATCGTTTCTTACTGCTATCCCAGCCCACATACCGGTCGCTATCTGGGTCTTGTAGCGTAGCCCTTATCCACTCAATACGTTCAGCGCGTGGTATCGAAAAAGTATCATCTTTAGCATAAACCGATTCGAAAAAAGCATGGAGAAAATCTCTCTTATTAAATCGGACAGCTATCCCATCAAAGGTATTTATCGGCCCTCTACAATACATTCTCTCAAAATGCACCTGGTATTCGGCTTCTGTTAGACAAGTAACCAACGGAGGGTAAGGCATCGGTTACCAAACGCCTCCAAAATTTATCCGAAAGAAATTAAATTTCTTTTCACATAAACCCGTTGGCAAAATGGACTTGCAAAGCCCAGACTCACAATGCTTAACAAGCTCAGTTTTAGACGACCCGGCTACCAATTTCTTGTTAAATTTTGCTGAGACGATTCCGACCAACAAGTCGGCCAACTGAATAAGAACAGACTCTTCAGAACGGATTGCCTGTACTGTTGAGATGGTCGCCGACAAATTCGCATAATCCAAACAGCGTTTTAAAACCTGCAGACGGTCCCGCCGGCGATTGCTTTTATAATCACAGAAAATTTGATATTCGTTGAGATCATGAATCCAATGTTTAATCACTTGGTAGTAAAATTTATAGAAACCAAGCTCCTGGTCATTTTCATGATATTTAAGTAAATCCACCTGCCCACTGTCTATGGCGATGCAACGAAACCGTAGATCATCACCCTGCTCGACAAACCAATCAATCAGGCTTTTGTAAAAATCGAGTTTGGACGGTGACACTTTATTCCATTTAAACTCTGGACCAATTTTATGCTGATTCCGAAGAACATGGATTGCCTGTTTATAACGTTCCCGGTCTTCGCTTTTCAGCCATAGGCTGCCAATGAAGAGATACTTCGCCTGTTTATCTTTAGAGGAAAAAAGATCGGGATAGGCTTCATCACAGTAAACTTCAATCTTCATACCGGGTCATTTCTCCCTCAGAGTCATTCTTCAAAACCAGATCTCTGCTTCCGTCGGCTATTGCCAGATCAGGCTTGAAAGGTCAAACAAGAGCTTCTGTCTATACTCTAATTCGTCAGGGCCAAAGTTTGGCACATGGTGAAAATCAAGGTCGTTCTGTTCCTTAAACGCCTTGAAATCGAGCTTGGTCTTGTAACTGTCTTCACGCAGGGTTTCGTTCCAATAAAGCGTGTTGGCGTAGGTTTTCAGCTTCTGCGCGTAGGCCTCATTGCTGCTAGAAATGTTGTCTTTCCCCTTCAATAACAGAATCCCTCCCAGTCGGTTACGCTCTTGTTCGAACTTTTCTTTGTCGTTGTTGAAAAGGGCAAAGTTGTTGTCGTTACGCGACAGGATGTGTTCAACGTGAAATCCATTCACATCCCCTCTCTTCGTTACGAGATCAGCCATGGAGTGCTTCATTCCAACTTTCATGCCATCGGCCAGGTACGAATCCACCCGAGCAAAGAAATAGCGGATGAATCGGATGTTAAGGTGTTCGATAGAAGCATTCTTAAAATAGGAATAATTGAAAGGCTGATCAACCGGAACGGCGCGGCGGTCACTGAGTGTCTTGAGCAAAAATCTCTCGAAAACCGGCCTGATATCACCGGCGCTTTTTTCTCGTATTTCATTCGAAATCTGGAAGAGTTTTACGGCAAAATCGTTACTATCATAGCTGTTCTGTAATTGGAGCAACGTGAAGAGGCGATCCAGTTCGCGAGAAACCGACAGGATTTTTTCATCCTCTTCCACGTCATCAAGTTTACAGGCCGAAAGGATGAGCAGAAATTGCCCGTCCATTTCATTGAGTCGGTTGAAAAACACCCATGGCGAATCAGCATCCAGCTTTGTCGCCAGAGTCCAGACCTTGCTGTAAAGATTCGAATAGTAACGAAAGGTGTTTTTCAAGAATGCCTTGACGGATGTTGGGTCGTGCTCCAGGTTGAGCTGGGTAAGCATATCCTGCTTGAACATTTCCCGGTGGTAATCACCATCGAAACGCTGCCCGTCTTTACGGGTCGAACTGAATTTGGCCTTGAGAAAATATCGAAAGAAGTTGTCGATTTCGTCATCGCTGAATTGGTTTACCTGGGTAACCTGGGCTTCCCACTTGCCGTTGTAGTCGTCCTTGTCCATCTCAATCTTGTCGATCTGACCAAGAAGTTTCCCTTTGAGTATTTCATAGGGCTTCAGGCGTACACCACGGTCATTGATTACCTCGAAAACCATCGGCACGTCAGTTTGTTCCACCGAGAGATTGATCAAAACCAGCCGCAGCAGGAAATAGAAGGTAAACGTCTCGAATTTGTGTTTGGTATTGAGGCTTGTTTCAAGATGGTCACTGATCACCTGATAGTTGCTGACCAGGTTAACGGCAGTGATCCCACTGGAAGTATCTATGCCCTTCAGGTCGTTGTCATCCTCGTAGAGGGCTTCCAGCACCTTGATATGCCGGACATGATTCATCCAAAAATCCAATTCAAACCCGCTGTGCCCAGCAATTTTCTGCCCCAGCCAGGGCACGGCCTTGGACTCGTATTTTTCTGCAAGATGCTTCATCTTGATCAGGAAAAGCGTCAGGGTAGTGAGCCGCTGCTGACCATCGACCACGTACACCCGCCCGTCAATGGTGTTGGTGACATAGGTGTTCAGATAGTACCAGGGGTAATGCGCCGCAACCGCTTCCTTGCTGGCGTCCAGATCCGGATGTTCTCTATATACTCTTCCTCAAATTTGTAAAAAATATCGCTTAACAACCGTTTTACCGGCTCGTGATTCCACTTATAGTCACGCTGATAAAAATCGATCCGGTATACGGTATTGGAAAAGACCTGATCGATATTCTGCTTATCCGGTGAAATATCCATTCGTTTCTCCTAAGAAATATTCGACAACTACGGCCTGTTCGATGATGGCGTCGGCAAAGGCTTCGCCAGCAGATTCTGGAACGGCAGATGTGGCCTGGGCGATCGCCGTGATCGTCCCTGGCTTCCATCCATTGGCGCGGATAAGCCAGATTGCCATCAGTTAGCCTCGTTCATAGAAACAAGTTCAATCATGAATGTGTTAAGCCGGTCATCACCGCCTTCACAACGAAGGTAGAGCATTTGAAACACTGGAGCCCTGAGGAACTCGCGTGCGTTCAGCCCTAGGAGCGCCATATCCTCAGAGTAAGTGAGTATTGCTGACCGCACGGTTCCCGCGTCAGGTGCCGCGACAGCTATACATTTTTTGAACCAGGCAGAGAACTCCTTTAGCCAACGAGAGAAGGACCGATCGAGCACATCTCGTTGGAAACGTTCGCGGATGTGAAATACATCGTCCCAAGTTGAACACTCCGGAGAGTTAGGATCAAACTCAATTACCCATGATGGGGTTTTCCCATCTGCTCCTGCGAAGGGAATCGAATTATCTAAACGAATTGCGATATTCCTATCAACATAAGGATCAAAAACCTGCCGCCGGTTGCCGCCAGGATCACGGAGAATATCCTGAGCCAGCTTGTATCTTTCATTGCATCTCGCTCCCATTGGCACCAAGTTACGAAGATTTGCCGCCGCAAATGGATAGCGACTTTTCAGCAAGTAATGGTCCAAATCTTCCCGAGGGGCTCCGGGAGCGTCAAAATATTCGCAGCCACAGAAAGGACAGACGTGATATTGAGTTCCATTGTATATCAACTCGTAGTGTCGATCACGGATACCGAGGCCGGTCAATAGAGTGAACGAGAAATCGAACAGGTTCTCTATTGGAGCCCGGCACGATACAGGCATCTGGGTTAAGTCTTCACAGTCTTCCACACAACAACACAGTTCGCTTATCCGGTTTTGCTGGACAATACCTGTTGCGATTTGCTGTCTTTGGCCGGCTGTCAATGCTGTTGCTGCGATACGATAAGCCTCCAACCGATCTCGCAAACCGGTGCGAGCTCTCAACGCATCTCGATAGGCCGCTGGGATAATATCTGGCCAAGCCCGGGCAGGTCCACCGGCATCAAGATCCGCGTGAATTGTAGTCACCATCTCCACAAGGCACTCGTGCAGCCAATTTTCGGCCGTCGCGGCAATCGGATATCCAAAAAACATACTACGCTTCGTCCTTTTTCATCACCTGACGTAAGCGATCCGCCAGAAACACCTTCTCAACCGATTGTCCCAGTCGCTGTATGCCCATTTTAATTGTGCCTGGATCGTCGCTCTCCATAAGTTCGGCGATCTCTTCTCTGGGGATTTGCGAAATCGGTGGGCGTACGTCGAAACATTCTTCGAGAATGGAGTCAAAGGTGGTTCCGTAGGTCTCAATATCCGGCCGTTTCACCTTGACCTTCCCGTCATCCAAATCTTTGCGGAAGATGAATACACGATCTCGCGGAGTATCCGAGGCGATGAACGGGGCATGCGTGGTCAACAGGCAATCCTGTTGCGAGACATCGCTCTCTTTT from Desulfobulbaceae bacterium includes:
- a CDS encoding DUF3800 domain-containing protein; its protein translation is MKIEVYCDEAYPDLFSSKDKQAKYLFIGSLWLKSEDRERYKQAIHVLRNQHKIGPEFKWNKVSPSKLDFYKSLIDWFVEQGDDLRFRCIAIDSGQVDLLKYHENDQELGFYKFYYQVIKHWIHDLNEYQIFCDYKSNRRRDRLQVLKRCLDYANLSATISTVQAIRSEESVLIQLADLLVGIVSAKFNKKLVAGSSKTELVKHCESGLCKSILPTGLCEKKFNFFRINFGGVW